In Mercurialis annua linkage group LG5, ddMerAnnu1.2, whole genome shotgun sequence, a single genomic region encodes these proteins:
- the LOC126682797 gene encoding PX domain-containing protein EREX isoform X2 has product MNHYTHDLSLFDFADLSDPISHPISRHHHLYHRSSSSSDFYSGNNDNFYYYEDNSTAKTVTPKSPPRHRHDGTSPLPLGMDWSLPPRNWDGRDSVWPHDPHTGWSYCVTVPSWSHPSKPGGSDSAVFYRVQVGIQSPEGITTTRGILRRYREFLNLLSELKKAFPKKTLPPAPPKRIMRRKSGVLLEERRCSLEDLIEKLLSDIDISRSAPVGTFLELEAAVRSYFDDVNQQSLYANSSTIDIIPSSLDHTDSDASLPLGNLSVASDHGNDFPEISELGPSSHSRGNNVDLGMDTSTSEQNITDPMETVVRKDIFNQNSILHNLESLRKMHARREKNITGSDKHSDNISEGKYFFGDGNEPLPRDEYQTLDGHFQRLSTESVGSDLSSTKAGDIPNLGMGNLFGRDSLDLPAGAPQRLDAAKTDMEDLIARLNQEIAVRQFLTTKVKDLEVDLETTSNSCKENMQQVVLSERERFTQMQWDAEELRKQCLELELKLKSEQDERERVESVQVSTIQENEMLLKQLEAAREELANLHKHHDELELKSKADMKFLVKEVKSLRSSQSDLKQELRCLVKEKIEVEEVLQNEKQRTETVTAANARLLHECEILQNRLQECSVNFFIKEGHRLILDTSSPSDTIDLLTTSDNRIGLLLAEAQLLSQDVENYVAGLDENTTDNKLKKLLTDIFVDNARLRMQVNSVIRCTINENINSEKEDEKEETATRETVLSKFLER; this is encoded by the exons atgaATCATTACACACACGACCTGTCTCTATTCGACTTTGCAGATTTATCAGATCCGATAAGTCATCCAATATCCCGACATCATCATCTATATCACCGCTCTTCTTCATCGTCGGACTTCTATTCCGGTAATAACGATAATTTTTACTATTATGAGGATAATAGCACTGCTAAAACAGTGACGCCTAAGAGTCCACCGAGGCACCGCCATGACGGTACTTCGCCTCTGCCTTTGGGAATGGACTGGAGTCTACCTCCTCGTAATTGG GATGGGCGAGACTCCGTTTGGCCACATGACCCTCATACAGGATGGAGTTACTGTGTCACAGTTCCTTCTTGGAGTCATCCATCAAAACCAGGAGGTTCAGATTCTGCCGTT TTTTATAGAGTCCAAGTTGGTATACAATCACCAGAAGGAATCACCACCACTAGAGGGATTTTGCGGAGATACAGAGAATTTTTGAATCTTCTTTCTGAA CTTAAGAAGGCGTTTCCTAAGAAAACTCTACCTCCAGCTCCTCCGAAAAGGATTATGAGAAGGAAAAGTGGGGTGCTACTGGAGGAG CGGAGGTGTTCTTTGGAGGATTTGATAGAAAAGCTTTTATCAGATATTGATATATCAAGGAGTGCTCCTGTTGGAACATTTCTTGAACTAGAAGCTGCTGTAAGGTCAT ATTTTGATGATGTAAATCAGCAAAGCTTGTATGCAAATTCTTCAACTATTGACATTATTCCTTCAAGTCTTGACCATACTGACTCAGATGCTTCTCTTCCCCTTGGTAATTTATCAGTTGCATCAGATCATGGTAATGATTTTCCTGAGATATCGGAACTTGGACCATCGAGCCATTCACGAGGTAACAATGTTGATTTGGGAATGGACACTTCCACTTCTGAGCAAAATATTACTGATCCAATGGAGACAGTTGTTAGAAAAGACATATTTAACCAAAATTCTATACTGCATAATCTGGAATCCTTGCGGAAAATGCATGCTAGAAGAGAGAAAAATATCACAGGCAGCGACAAGCATTCTGATAATATTTCTGaaggtaaatatttttttggggATGGAAATGAGCCTTTGCCTCGAGATGAGTATCAAACACTAGATGGTCATTTCCAGAGACTATCAACAGAGAGTGTCGGTAGTGACTTAAGTTCTACAAAAGCTGGTGATATACCAAATTTGGGTATGGGTAATTTGTTTGGCAGAGACTCCCTTGATCTTCCAGCAGGTGCTCCA CAGAGACTAGATGCAGCAAAAACAGACATGGAGGATCTCATAGCCAGATTAAATCAAGAAATTGCTGTGAGGCAATTCCTGACAACGAAG GTTAAAGATTTGGAAGTGGATCTTGAGACTACTAGTAATAGTTGTAAAGAAAACATGCAGCAAGTTGTTTTATCTGAAAGGGAAAGATTTACACAGATGCAATGGGATGCGGAAGAACTCCGTAAGCAGTGCTTAGAGCTAGAGCTGAAATTGAAATCTGAACAG GATGAAAGGGAACGTGTTGAGTCTGTACAAGTTTCCACCATTCAGGAGAATGAAATGTTATTGAAGCAGTTGGAAGCTGCAAGAGAAGAGCTTGCGAACTTGCATAAGCATCATGACGAGCTGGAGCTGAAATCGAAAGCAGATATGAAGTTTCTTGTCAAGGAGGTAAAATCTCTTCGAAGCTCCCAGTCAGATCTGAAACAAGAGCTTCGCTGCCTggtgaaagaaaaaatagaagtaGAG GAAGTTCTTCAAAACGAAAAGCAAAGAACAGAGACTGTAACCGCTGCCAATGCTAGGTTGCTACATGAGTGTGAAATTCTTCAAAATAGACTTCAAGAATGTAGTGTTAATTTCTTCATTAAAGAGGGGCATAGATTGATATTGGACACCTCATCCCCATCCGATACGATAGACCTCTTGACAACATCCGACAACAGAATTGGGCTCCTCCTTGCAGAG GCGCAGCTACTGTCACAAGATGTAGAAAATTATGTGGCGGGGCTAGATGAAAATACAACTGATAACAAGCTGAAGAAGTTGCTGACTGACATATTTGTTGACAATGCAAGATTGAGGATGCAAGTAAATTCAGTAATTCGCTGTActataaatgaaaatataaactCGGAAAAAGAAGACGAGAAAGAGGAAACTGCTACTAGAGAAACAGTTTTGAGCAAATTCTTGGAAAGATGA
- the LOC126682797 gene encoding PX domain-containing protein EREX isoform X5 gives MTVLRLCLWEWTGVYLLVIGMGETPFGHMTLIQDGVTVSQFLLGVIHQNQEFYRVQVGIQSPEGITTTRGILRRYREFLNLLSELKKAFPKKTLPPAPPKRIMRRKSGVLLEERRCSLEDLIEKLLSDIDISRSAPVGTFLELEAAVRSYFDDVNQQSLYANSSTIDIIPSSLDHTDSDASLPLGNLSVASDHGNDFPEISELGPSSHSRGNNVDLGMDTSTSEQNITDPMETVVRKDIFNQNSILHNLESLRKMHARREKNITGSDKHSDNISEGKYFFGDGNEPLPRDEYQTLDGHFQRLSTESVGSDLSSTKAGDIPNLGMGNLFGRDSLDLPAGAPVSSNLQFPRNLLVALPSDERPKLNRVLNTVQQRLDAAKTDMEDLIARLNQEIAVRQFLTTKVKDLEVDLETTSNSCKENMQQVVLSERERFTQMQWDAEELRKQCLELELKLKSEQDERERVESVQVSTIQENEMLLKQLEAAREELANLHKHHDELELKSKADMKFLVKEVKSLRSSQSDLKQELRCLVKEKIEVEEVLQNEKQRTETVTAANARLLHECEILQNRLQECSVNFFIKEGHRLILDTSSPSDTIDLLTTSDNRIGLLLAEAQLLSQDVENYVAGLDENTTDNKLKKLLTDIFVDNARLRMQVNSVIRCTINENINSEKEDEKEETATRETVLSKFLER, from the exons ATGACGGTACTTCGCCTCTGCCTTTGGGAATGGACTGGAGTCTACCTCCTCGTAATTGG GATGGGCGAGACTCCGTTTGGCCACATGACCCTCATACAGGATGGAGTTACTGTGTCACAGTTCCTTCTTGGAGTCATCCATCAAAACCAGGAG TTTTATAGAGTCCAAGTTGGTATACAATCACCAGAAGGAATCACCACCACTAGAGGGATTTTGCGGAGATACAGAGAATTTTTGAATCTTCTTTCTGAA CTTAAGAAGGCGTTTCCTAAGAAAACTCTACCTCCAGCTCCTCCGAAAAGGATTATGAGAAGGAAAAGTGGGGTGCTACTGGAGGAG CGGAGGTGTTCTTTGGAGGATTTGATAGAAAAGCTTTTATCAGATATTGATATATCAAGGAGTGCTCCTGTTGGAACATTTCTTGAACTAGAAGCTGCTGTAAGGTCAT ATTTTGATGATGTAAATCAGCAAAGCTTGTATGCAAATTCTTCAACTATTGACATTATTCCTTCAAGTCTTGACCATACTGACTCAGATGCTTCTCTTCCCCTTGGTAATTTATCAGTTGCATCAGATCATGGTAATGATTTTCCTGAGATATCGGAACTTGGACCATCGAGCCATTCACGAGGTAACAATGTTGATTTGGGAATGGACACTTCCACTTCTGAGCAAAATATTACTGATCCAATGGAGACAGTTGTTAGAAAAGACATATTTAACCAAAATTCTATACTGCATAATCTGGAATCCTTGCGGAAAATGCATGCTAGAAGAGAGAAAAATATCACAGGCAGCGACAAGCATTCTGATAATATTTCTGaaggtaaatatttttttggggATGGAAATGAGCCTTTGCCTCGAGATGAGTATCAAACACTAGATGGTCATTTCCAGAGACTATCAACAGAGAGTGTCGGTAGTGACTTAAGTTCTACAAAAGCTGGTGATATACCAAATTTGGGTATGGGTAATTTGTTTGGCAGAGACTCCCTTGATCTTCCAGCAGGTGCTCCAGTAAGCTCTAATTTACAGTTCCCCAGAAATTTACTAGTTGCCCTTCCATCAGATGAGCGTCCTAAGTTGAATAGGGTTCTTAATACTGTCCAGCAGAGACTAGATGCAGCAAAAACAGACATGGAGGATCTCATAGCCAGATTAAATCAAGAAATTGCTGTGAGGCAATTCCTGACAACGAAG GTTAAAGATTTGGAAGTGGATCTTGAGACTACTAGTAATAGTTGTAAAGAAAACATGCAGCAAGTTGTTTTATCTGAAAGGGAAAGATTTACACAGATGCAATGGGATGCGGAAGAACTCCGTAAGCAGTGCTTAGAGCTAGAGCTGAAATTGAAATCTGAACAG GATGAAAGGGAACGTGTTGAGTCTGTACAAGTTTCCACCATTCAGGAGAATGAAATGTTATTGAAGCAGTTGGAAGCTGCAAGAGAAGAGCTTGCGAACTTGCATAAGCATCATGACGAGCTGGAGCTGAAATCGAAAGCAGATATGAAGTTTCTTGTCAAGGAGGTAAAATCTCTTCGAAGCTCCCAGTCAGATCTGAAACAAGAGCTTCGCTGCCTggtgaaagaaaaaatagaagtaGAG GAAGTTCTTCAAAACGAAAAGCAAAGAACAGAGACTGTAACCGCTGCCAATGCTAGGTTGCTACATGAGTGTGAAATTCTTCAAAATAGACTTCAAGAATGTAGTGTTAATTTCTTCATTAAAGAGGGGCATAGATTGATATTGGACACCTCATCCCCATCCGATACGATAGACCTCTTGACAACATCCGACAACAGAATTGGGCTCCTCCTTGCAGAG GCGCAGCTACTGTCACAAGATGTAGAAAATTATGTGGCGGGGCTAGATGAAAATACAACTGATAACAAGCTGAAGAAGTTGCTGACTGACATATTTGTTGACAATGCAAGATTGAGGATGCAAGTAAATTCAGTAATTCGCTGTActataaatgaaaatataaactCGGAAAAAGAAGACGAGAAAGAGGAAACTGCTACTAGAGAAACAGTTTTGAGCAAATTCTTGGAAAGATGA
- the LOC126682797 gene encoding PX domain-containing protein EREX isoform X3, with protein sequence MNHYTHDLSLFDFADLSDPISHPISRHHHLYHRSSSSSDFYSGNNDNFYYYEDNSTAKTVTPKSPPRHRHDGTSPLPLGMDWSLPPRNWDGRDSVWPHDPHTGWSYCVTVPSWSHPSKPGGSDSAVFYRVQVGIQSPEGITTTRGILRRYREFLNLLSELKKAFPKKTLPPAPPKRIMRRKSGVLLEERRCSLEDLIEKLLSDIDISRSAPVGTFLELEAAVRSYFDDVNQQSLYANSSTIDIIPSSLDHTDSDASLPLGNLSVASDHGNDFPEISELGPSSHSRGNNVDLGMDTSTSEQNITDPMETVVRKDIFNQNSILHNLESLRKMHARREKNITGSDKHSDNISEGKYFFGDGNEPLPRDEYQTLDGHFQRLSTESVGSDLSSTKAGDIPNLGMGNLFGRDSLDLPAGAPRLDAAKTDMEDLIARLNQEIAVRQFLTTKVKDLEVDLETTSNSCKENMQQVVLSERERFTQMQWDAEELRKQCLELELKLKSEQDERERVESVQVSTIQENEMLLKQLEAAREELANLHKHHDELELKSKADMKFLVKEVKSLRSSQSDLKQELRCLVKEKIEVEEVLQNEKQRTETVTAANARLLHECEILQNRLQECSVNFFIKEGHRLILDTSSPSDTIDLLTTSDNRIGLLLAEAQLLSQDVENYVAGLDENTTDNKLKKLLTDIFVDNARLRMQVNSVIRCTINENINSEKEDEKEETATRETVLSKFLER encoded by the exons atgaATCATTACACACACGACCTGTCTCTATTCGACTTTGCAGATTTATCAGATCCGATAAGTCATCCAATATCCCGACATCATCATCTATATCACCGCTCTTCTTCATCGTCGGACTTCTATTCCGGTAATAACGATAATTTTTACTATTATGAGGATAATAGCACTGCTAAAACAGTGACGCCTAAGAGTCCACCGAGGCACCGCCATGACGGTACTTCGCCTCTGCCTTTGGGAATGGACTGGAGTCTACCTCCTCGTAATTGG GATGGGCGAGACTCCGTTTGGCCACATGACCCTCATACAGGATGGAGTTACTGTGTCACAGTTCCTTCTTGGAGTCATCCATCAAAACCAGGAGGTTCAGATTCTGCCGTT TTTTATAGAGTCCAAGTTGGTATACAATCACCAGAAGGAATCACCACCACTAGAGGGATTTTGCGGAGATACAGAGAATTTTTGAATCTTCTTTCTGAA CTTAAGAAGGCGTTTCCTAAGAAAACTCTACCTCCAGCTCCTCCGAAAAGGATTATGAGAAGGAAAAGTGGGGTGCTACTGGAGGAG CGGAGGTGTTCTTTGGAGGATTTGATAGAAAAGCTTTTATCAGATATTGATATATCAAGGAGTGCTCCTGTTGGAACATTTCTTGAACTAGAAGCTGCTGTAAGGTCAT ATTTTGATGATGTAAATCAGCAAAGCTTGTATGCAAATTCTTCAACTATTGACATTATTCCTTCAAGTCTTGACCATACTGACTCAGATGCTTCTCTTCCCCTTGGTAATTTATCAGTTGCATCAGATCATGGTAATGATTTTCCTGAGATATCGGAACTTGGACCATCGAGCCATTCACGAGGTAACAATGTTGATTTGGGAATGGACACTTCCACTTCTGAGCAAAATATTACTGATCCAATGGAGACAGTTGTTAGAAAAGACATATTTAACCAAAATTCTATACTGCATAATCTGGAATCCTTGCGGAAAATGCATGCTAGAAGAGAGAAAAATATCACAGGCAGCGACAAGCATTCTGATAATATTTCTGaaggtaaatatttttttggggATGGAAATGAGCCTTTGCCTCGAGATGAGTATCAAACACTAGATGGTCATTTCCAGAGACTATCAACAGAGAGTGTCGGTAGTGACTTAAGTTCTACAAAAGCTGGTGATATACCAAATTTGGGTATGGGTAATTTGTTTGGCAGAGACTCCCTTGATCTTCCAGCAGGTGCTCCA AGACTAGATGCAGCAAAAACAGACATGGAGGATCTCATAGCCAGATTAAATCAAGAAATTGCTGTGAGGCAATTCCTGACAACGAAG GTTAAAGATTTGGAAGTGGATCTTGAGACTACTAGTAATAGTTGTAAAGAAAACATGCAGCAAGTTGTTTTATCTGAAAGGGAAAGATTTACACAGATGCAATGGGATGCGGAAGAACTCCGTAAGCAGTGCTTAGAGCTAGAGCTGAAATTGAAATCTGAACAG GATGAAAGGGAACGTGTTGAGTCTGTACAAGTTTCCACCATTCAGGAGAATGAAATGTTATTGAAGCAGTTGGAAGCTGCAAGAGAAGAGCTTGCGAACTTGCATAAGCATCATGACGAGCTGGAGCTGAAATCGAAAGCAGATATGAAGTTTCTTGTCAAGGAGGTAAAATCTCTTCGAAGCTCCCAGTCAGATCTGAAACAAGAGCTTCGCTGCCTggtgaaagaaaaaatagaagtaGAG GAAGTTCTTCAAAACGAAAAGCAAAGAACAGAGACTGTAACCGCTGCCAATGCTAGGTTGCTACATGAGTGTGAAATTCTTCAAAATAGACTTCAAGAATGTAGTGTTAATTTCTTCATTAAAGAGGGGCATAGATTGATATTGGACACCTCATCCCCATCCGATACGATAGACCTCTTGACAACATCCGACAACAGAATTGGGCTCCTCCTTGCAGAG GCGCAGCTACTGTCACAAGATGTAGAAAATTATGTGGCGGGGCTAGATGAAAATACAACTGATAACAAGCTGAAGAAGTTGCTGACTGACATATTTGTTGACAATGCAAGATTGAGGATGCAAGTAAATTCAGTAATTCGCTGTActataaatgaaaatataaactCGGAAAAAGAAGACGAGAAAGAGGAAACTGCTACTAGAGAAACAGTTTTGAGCAAATTCTTGGAAAGATGA
- the LOC126682797 gene encoding PX domain-containing protein EREX isoform X4 has product MNHYTHDLSLFDFADLSDPISHPISRHHHLYHRSSSSSDFYSGNNDNFYYYEDNSTAKTVTPKSPPRHRHDGTSPLPLGMDWSLPPRNWDGRDSVWPHDPHTGWSYCVTVPSWSHPSKPGGSDSAVFYRVQVGIQSPEGITTTRGILRRYREFLNLLSELKKAFPKKTLPPAPPKRIMRRKSGVLLEERRCSLEDLIEKLLSDIDISRSAPVGTFLELEAAVRSFASDHGNDFPEISELGPSSHSRGNNVDLGMDTSTSEQNITDPMETVVRKDIFNQNSILHNLESLRKMHARREKNITGSDKHSDNISEGKYFFGDGNEPLPRDEYQTLDGHFQRLSTESVGSDLSSTKAGDIPNLGMGNLFGRDSLDLPAGAPVSSNLQFPRNLLVALPSDERPKLNRVLNTVQQRLDAAKTDMEDLIARLNQEIAVRQFLTTKVKDLEVDLETTSNSCKENMQQVVLSERERFTQMQWDAEELRKQCLELELKLKSEQDERERVESVQVSTIQENEMLLKQLEAAREELANLHKHHDELELKSKADMKFLVKEVKSLRSSQSDLKQELRCLVKEKIEVEEVLQNEKQRTETVTAANARLLHECEILQNRLQECSVNFFIKEGHRLILDTSSPSDTIDLLTTSDNRIGLLLAEAQLLSQDVENYVAGLDENTTDNKLKKLLTDIFVDNARLRMQVNSVIRCTINENINSEKEDEKEETATRETVLSKFLER; this is encoded by the exons atgaATCATTACACACACGACCTGTCTCTATTCGACTTTGCAGATTTATCAGATCCGATAAGTCATCCAATATCCCGACATCATCATCTATATCACCGCTCTTCTTCATCGTCGGACTTCTATTCCGGTAATAACGATAATTTTTACTATTATGAGGATAATAGCACTGCTAAAACAGTGACGCCTAAGAGTCCACCGAGGCACCGCCATGACGGTACTTCGCCTCTGCCTTTGGGAATGGACTGGAGTCTACCTCCTCGTAATTGG GATGGGCGAGACTCCGTTTGGCCACATGACCCTCATACAGGATGGAGTTACTGTGTCACAGTTCCTTCTTGGAGTCATCCATCAAAACCAGGAGGTTCAGATTCTGCCGTT TTTTATAGAGTCCAAGTTGGTATACAATCACCAGAAGGAATCACCACCACTAGAGGGATTTTGCGGAGATACAGAGAATTTTTGAATCTTCTTTCTGAA CTTAAGAAGGCGTTTCCTAAGAAAACTCTACCTCCAGCTCCTCCGAAAAGGATTATGAGAAGGAAAAGTGGGGTGCTACTGGAGGAG CGGAGGTGTTCTTTGGAGGATTTGATAGAAAAGCTTTTATCAGATATTGATATATCAAGGAGTGCTCCTGTTGGAACATTTCTTGAACTAGAAGCTGCTGTAAGGTCAT TTGCATCAGATCATGGTAATGATTTTCCTGAGATATCGGAACTTGGACCATCGAGCCATTCACGAGGTAACAATGTTGATTTGGGAATGGACACTTCCACTTCTGAGCAAAATATTACTGATCCAATGGAGACAGTTGTTAGAAAAGACATATTTAACCAAAATTCTATACTGCATAATCTGGAATCCTTGCGGAAAATGCATGCTAGAAGAGAGAAAAATATCACAGGCAGCGACAAGCATTCTGATAATATTTCTGaaggtaaatatttttttggggATGGAAATGAGCCTTTGCCTCGAGATGAGTATCAAACACTAGATGGTCATTTCCAGAGACTATCAACAGAGAGTGTCGGTAGTGACTTAAGTTCTACAAAAGCTGGTGATATACCAAATTTGGGTATGGGTAATTTGTTTGGCAGAGACTCCCTTGATCTTCCAGCAGGTGCTCCAGTAAGCTCTAATTTACAGTTCCCCAGAAATTTACTAGTTGCCCTTCCATCAGATGAGCGTCCTAAGTTGAATAGGGTTCTTAATACTGTCCAGCAGAGACTAGATGCAGCAAAAACAGACATGGAGGATCTCATAGCCAGATTAAATCAAGAAATTGCTGTGAGGCAATTCCTGACAACGAAG GTTAAAGATTTGGAAGTGGATCTTGAGACTACTAGTAATAGTTGTAAAGAAAACATGCAGCAAGTTGTTTTATCTGAAAGGGAAAGATTTACACAGATGCAATGGGATGCGGAAGAACTCCGTAAGCAGTGCTTAGAGCTAGAGCTGAAATTGAAATCTGAACAG GATGAAAGGGAACGTGTTGAGTCTGTACAAGTTTCCACCATTCAGGAGAATGAAATGTTATTGAAGCAGTTGGAAGCTGCAAGAGAAGAGCTTGCGAACTTGCATAAGCATCATGACGAGCTGGAGCTGAAATCGAAAGCAGATATGAAGTTTCTTGTCAAGGAGGTAAAATCTCTTCGAAGCTCCCAGTCAGATCTGAAACAAGAGCTTCGCTGCCTggtgaaagaaaaaatagaagtaGAG GAAGTTCTTCAAAACGAAAAGCAAAGAACAGAGACTGTAACCGCTGCCAATGCTAGGTTGCTACATGAGTGTGAAATTCTTCAAAATAGACTTCAAGAATGTAGTGTTAATTTCTTCATTAAAGAGGGGCATAGATTGATATTGGACACCTCATCCCCATCCGATACGATAGACCTCTTGACAACATCCGACAACAGAATTGGGCTCCTCCTTGCAGAG GCGCAGCTACTGTCACAAGATGTAGAAAATTATGTGGCGGGGCTAGATGAAAATACAACTGATAACAAGCTGAAGAAGTTGCTGACTGACATATTTGTTGACAATGCAAGATTGAGGATGCAAGTAAATTCAGTAATTCGCTGTActataaatgaaaatataaactCGGAAAAAGAAGACGAGAAAGAGGAAACTGCTACTAGAGAAACAGTTTTGAGCAAATTCTTGGAAAGATGA
- the LOC126682797 gene encoding PX domain-containing protein EREX isoform X1, which yields MNHYTHDLSLFDFADLSDPISHPISRHHHLYHRSSSSSDFYSGNNDNFYYYEDNSTAKTVTPKSPPRHRHDGTSPLPLGMDWSLPPRNWDGRDSVWPHDPHTGWSYCVTVPSWSHPSKPGGSDSAVFYRVQVGIQSPEGITTTRGILRRYREFLNLLSELKKAFPKKTLPPAPPKRIMRRKSGVLLEERRCSLEDLIEKLLSDIDISRSAPVGTFLELEAAVRSYFDDVNQQSLYANSSTIDIIPSSLDHTDSDASLPLGNLSVASDHGNDFPEISELGPSSHSRGNNVDLGMDTSTSEQNITDPMETVVRKDIFNQNSILHNLESLRKMHARREKNITGSDKHSDNISEGKYFFGDGNEPLPRDEYQTLDGHFQRLSTESVGSDLSSTKAGDIPNLGMGNLFGRDSLDLPAGAPVSSNLQFPRNLLVALPSDERPKLNRVLNTVQQRLDAAKTDMEDLIARLNQEIAVRQFLTTKVKDLEVDLETTSNSCKENMQQVVLSERERFTQMQWDAEELRKQCLELELKLKSEQDERERVESVQVSTIQENEMLLKQLEAAREELANLHKHHDELELKSKADMKFLVKEVKSLRSSQSDLKQELRCLVKEKIEVEEVLQNEKQRTETVTAANARLLHECEILQNRLQECSVNFFIKEGHRLILDTSSPSDTIDLLTTSDNRIGLLLAEAQLLSQDVENYVAGLDENTTDNKLKKLLTDIFVDNARLRMQVNSVIRCTINENINSEKEDEKEETATRETVLSKFLER from the exons atgaATCATTACACACACGACCTGTCTCTATTCGACTTTGCAGATTTATCAGATCCGATAAGTCATCCAATATCCCGACATCATCATCTATATCACCGCTCTTCTTCATCGTCGGACTTCTATTCCGGTAATAACGATAATTTTTACTATTATGAGGATAATAGCACTGCTAAAACAGTGACGCCTAAGAGTCCACCGAGGCACCGCCATGACGGTACTTCGCCTCTGCCTTTGGGAATGGACTGGAGTCTACCTCCTCGTAATTGG GATGGGCGAGACTCCGTTTGGCCACATGACCCTCATACAGGATGGAGTTACTGTGTCACAGTTCCTTCTTGGAGTCATCCATCAAAACCAGGAGGTTCAGATTCTGCCGTT TTTTATAGAGTCCAAGTTGGTATACAATCACCAGAAGGAATCACCACCACTAGAGGGATTTTGCGGAGATACAGAGAATTTTTGAATCTTCTTTCTGAA CTTAAGAAGGCGTTTCCTAAGAAAACTCTACCTCCAGCTCCTCCGAAAAGGATTATGAGAAGGAAAAGTGGGGTGCTACTGGAGGAG CGGAGGTGTTCTTTGGAGGATTTGATAGAAAAGCTTTTATCAGATATTGATATATCAAGGAGTGCTCCTGTTGGAACATTTCTTGAACTAGAAGCTGCTGTAAGGTCAT ATTTTGATGATGTAAATCAGCAAAGCTTGTATGCAAATTCTTCAACTATTGACATTATTCCTTCAAGTCTTGACCATACTGACTCAGATGCTTCTCTTCCCCTTGGTAATTTATCAGTTGCATCAGATCATGGTAATGATTTTCCTGAGATATCGGAACTTGGACCATCGAGCCATTCACGAGGTAACAATGTTGATTTGGGAATGGACACTTCCACTTCTGAGCAAAATATTACTGATCCAATGGAGACAGTTGTTAGAAAAGACATATTTAACCAAAATTCTATACTGCATAATCTGGAATCCTTGCGGAAAATGCATGCTAGAAGAGAGAAAAATATCACAGGCAGCGACAAGCATTCTGATAATATTTCTGaaggtaaatatttttttggggATGGAAATGAGCCTTTGCCTCGAGATGAGTATCAAACACTAGATGGTCATTTCCAGAGACTATCAACAGAGAGTGTCGGTAGTGACTTAAGTTCTACAAAAGCTGGTGATATACCAAATTTGGGTATGGGTAATTTGTTTGGCAGAGACTCCCTTGATCTTCCAGCAGGTGCTCCAGTAAGCTCTAATTTACAGTTCCCCAGAAATTTACTAGTTGCCCTTCCATCAGATGAGCGTCCTAAGTTGAATAGGGTTCTTAATACTGTCCAGCAGAGACTAGATGCAGCAAAAACAGACATGGAGGATCTCATAGCCAGATTAAATCAAGAAATTGCTGTGAGGCAATTCCTGACAACGAAG GTTAAAGATTTGGAAGTGGATCTTGAGACTACTAGTAATAGTTGTAAAGAAAACATGCAGCAAGTTGTTTTATCTGAAAGGGAAAGATTTACACAGATGCAATGGGATGCGGAAGAACTCCGTAAGCAGTGCTTAGAGCTAGAGCTGAAATTGAAATCTGAACAG GATGAAAGGGAACGTGTTGAGTCTGTACAAGTTTCCACCATTCAGGAGAATGAAATGTTATTGAAGCAGTTGGAAGCTGCAAGAGAAGAGCTTGCGAACTTGCATAAGCATCATGACGAGCTGGAGCTGAAATCGAAAGCAGATATGAAGTTTCTTGTCAAGGAGGTAAAATCTCTTCGAAGCTCCCAGTCAGATCTGAAACAAGAGCTTCGCTGCCTggtgaaagaaaaaatagaagtaGAG GAAGTTCTTCAAAACGAAAAGCAAAGAACAGAGACTGTAACCGCTGCCAATGCTAGGTTGCTACATGAGTGTGAAATTCTTCAAAATAGACTTCAAGAATGTAGTGTTAATTTCTTCATTAAAGAGGGGCATAGATTGATATTGGACACCTCATCCCCATCCGATACGATAGACCTCTTGACAACATCCGACAACAGAATTGGGCTCCTCCTTGCAGAG GCGCAGCTACTGTCACAAGATGTAGAAAATTATGTGGCGGGGCTAGATGAAAATACAACTGATAACAAGCTGAAGAAGTTGCTGACTGACATATTTGTTGACAATGCAAGATTGAGGATGCAAGTAAATTCAGTAATTCGCTGTActataaatgaaaatataaactCGGAAAAAGAAGACGAGAAAGAGGAAACTGCTACTAGAGAAACAGTTTTGAGCAAATTCTTGGAAAGATGA